A region from the Canis lupus familiaris isolate Mischka breed German Shepherd chromosome 3, alternate assembly UU_Cfam_GSD_1.0, whole genome shotgun sequence genome encodes:
- the F2R gene encoding proteinase-activated receptor 1 isoform X2 has protein sequence MAILVFIWKMKIKKPAVVYMLHLAAADVLFASVLPFKISYYFSGSDWKFGSELCRFVTAAFYCNMYASIMLMTVISVDRFLAVVYPIQSLSWRTLGRASFTCLAIWAMAIAGVVPLLLKEQTTQVPGLNITTCHDVLNETLLEGYYAYYFSSFSAVFFFVPLIISTICYVSIIRCLSSSTVANRSKKSRALFLSLAVFCIFIICFGPTNVLLILHYSFLSQDSVTEAAYFAYLLCVCVSSISCCLDPLIYYYASSECQKHLYGILCCKEGSDPSSYNSSGQLMASKMDTCSSNLNNSIYKKLLT, from the coding sequence ATGGCCATCCTCGTGTTTATCTGGAAGATGAAGATCAAGAAGCCCGCTGTGGTGTACATGTTACATCTGGCTGCGGCAGATGTGCTCTTCGCGTCAGTGCTCCCCTTCAAGATCAGCTATTACTTTTCTGGCAGTGATTGGAAATTTGGTTCTGAACTGTGTCGCTTTGTCACCGCCGCCTTCTACTGTAACATGTACGCCTCCATCATGCTCATGACGGTCATCAGCGTTGACCGGTTCTTGGCCGTCGTGTACCCCATCCAGTCCCTCTCCTGGCGTACCCTGGGAAGGGCGTCCTTCACTTGTCTGGCCATCTGGGCCATGGCCATCGCGGGGGTGGTGCCTCTGCTCCTCAAGGAGCAGACCACCCAGGTGCCGGGGCTCAACATAACCACCTGCCATGACGTGCTCAATGAAACCCTGCTCGAAGGCTATTATGCGTATTACTTCTCATCCTTCTCTGCTGTCTTCTTTTTTGTGCCCCTGATCATTTCCACCATCTGTTACGTGTCCATCATCCGGTGTCTGAGCTCCTCCACGGTTGCCAACCGGAGCAAGAAATCCCGGGCTTTGTTCTTGTCCCTCGCTGTCTTCTGCATTTTCATCATTTGCTTCGGACCCACAAATGTCCTCCTGATTCTGCATTACTCATTCCTCTCTCAAGATTCCGTGACAGAGGCTGCCTACTTTGCCTacctcctgtgtgtctgtgtcagcAGCATAAGCTGTTGCCTCGATCCCTTGATTTACTACTATGCTTCTTCCGAGTGCCAGAAGCACCTCTACGGCATCTTATGCTGCAAGGAGGGTTCCGATCCCAGCAGTTACAACAGCAGTGGTCAGCTGATGGCAAGTAAGATGGACACCTGCTCTAGTAACCTGAATAACAGCATATACAAAAAGCTTTTAACTTAG
- the F2R gene encoding proteinase-activated receptor 1 isoform X1 has protein sequence MGPGRLLLVAAGLGLCGPLLSARVRGRQPVSKATNATVDPRSFFLKNTNDGFEPFPLEDDEEKNESEFPEVRLSSINKSRPLQKLPPVSISEDASGYLTSSWLTLFIPSVYTGVFAVSLPLNIMAILVFIWKMKIKKPAVVYMLHLAAADVLFASVLPFKISYYFSGSDWKFGSELCRFVTAAFYCNMYASIMLMTVISVDRFLAVVYPIQSLSWRTLGRASFTCLAIWAMAIAGVVPLLLKEQTTQVPGLNITTCHDVLNETLLEGYYAYYFSSFSAVFFFVPLIISTICYVSIIRCLSSSTVANRSKKSRALFLSLAVFCIFIICFGPTNVLLILHYSFLSQDSVTEAAYFAYLLCVCVSSISCCLDPLIYYYASSECQKHLYGILCCKEGSDPSSYNSSGQLMASKMDTCSSNLNNSIYKKLLT, from the coding sequence tatcaaaaGCAACCAATGCTACTGTGGATCCCCGGTCATTTTTTCTCAAGAATACCAATGATGGATTTGAACCATTCCCACTGGAGGATgatgaggagaaaaatgaaagcgAGTTTCCTGAAGTCAGATTAAGCTCCATCAATAAAAGCCGTCCTCTTCAAAAACTGCCCCCTGTGTCTATCTCGGAGGATGCCTCGGGATATCTGACCAGCTCCTGGCTGACACTCTTTATCCCCTCTGTCTACACTGGTGTGTTTGCAGTAAGCCTTCCTCTGAATATCATGGCCATCCTCGTGTTTATCTGGAAGATGAAGATCAAGAAGCCCGCTGTGGTGTACATGTTACATCTGGCTGCGGCAGATGTGCTCTTCGCGTCAGTGCTCCCCTTCAAGATCAGCTATTACTTTTCTGGCAGTGATTGGAAATTTGGTTCTGAACTGTGTCGCTTTGTCACCGCCGCCTTCTACTGTAACATGTACGCCTCCATCATGCTCATGACGGTCATCAGCGTTGACCGGTTCTTGGCCGTCGTGTACCCCATCCAGTCCCTCTCCTGGCGTACCCTGGGAAGGGCGTCCTTCACTTGTCTGGCCATCTGGGCCATGGCCATCGCGGGGGTGGTGCCTCTGCTCCTCAAGGAGCAGACCACCCAGGTGCCGGGGCTCAACATAACCACCTGCCATGACGTGCTCAATGAAACCCTGCTCGAAGGCTATTATGCGTATTACTTCTCATCCTTCTCTGCTGTCTTCTTTTTTGTGCCCCTGATCATTTCCACCATCTGTTACGTGTCCATCATCCGGTGTCTGAGCTCCTCCACGGTTGCCAACCGGAGCAAGAAATCCCGGGCTTTGTTCTTGTCCCTCGCTGTCTTCTGCATTTTCATCATTTGCTTCGGACCCACAAATGTCCTCCTGATTCTGCATTACTCATTCCTCTCTCAAGATTCCGTGACAGAGGCTGCCTACTTTGCCTacctcctgtgtgtctgtgtcagcAGCATAAGCTGTTGCCTCGATCCCTTGATTTACTACTATGCTTCTTCCGAGTGCCAGAAGCACCTCTACGGCATCTTATGCTGCAAGGAGGGTTCCGATCCCAGCAGTTACAACAGCAGTGGTCAGCTGATGGCAAGTAAGATGGACACCTGCTCTAGTAACCTGAATAACAGCATATACAAAAAGCTTTTAACTTAG